From the genome of Flavobacterium ovatum, one region includes:
- a CDS encoding OmpA family protein codes for MKHLNKFLVTVLMVSGLTSQAQDGNNPWAVSFGVNAVDTRVSAGGHKGFLDNSISQAFKVKDNWNILPSISYIGVARSVGNNFSVGVQGSVNKIEKFVKYTGGNYVTSNPGDLMYYGVDGAVKYSFMNAIKSKVIDPNLSLGGGYTFLGDSSFGTINLGAGVNFWFSDVVGLSVGTTYKGASILGGDRVDGGGVPDAPGHFLHSVGLTFKFGGKDTDGDGIYDKQDACPDVKGLKQFNGCPDTDGDGIADKDDACPDVAGIAALNGCPDADGDGVTDADDACPKEAGLKALKGCPDADGDGIADKDDKCPKVKGEKANGGCPWPDTDNDGVLDKDDECPNVAGPKSNKGCPEVTAEVLQSIKMEARSVFFNSGQSTFKSSDVPVRLDAITNIIKKYPNAKFSIEGHTDSDGSDASNQKLSEDRANAVKDALIERGVKASNLSAVGFGETKPVATNKTAAGKAQNRRTEVILVK; via the coding sequence ATGAAACATCTTAACAAATTTTTAGTTACTGTATTGATGGTATCGGGATTGACATCTCAAGCGCAAGACGGTAATAACCCATGGGCAGTGTCGTTTGGGGTAAATGCAGTAGATACCAGAGTTAGTGCTGGTGGACACAAAGGATTTCTTGACAATAGTATTTCTCAAGCTTTTAAAGTAAAAGATAATTGGAATATCCTTCCTTCTATCTCATACATTGGAGTGGCTAGATCTGTTGGGAATAATTTTAGTGTTGGAGTTCAGGGATCGGTAAACAAAATTGAAAAATTTGTAAAATATACTGGAGGAAACTATGTGACTTCAAACCCTGGAGATTTAATGTATTATGGAGTTGATGGAGCTGTAAAATACAGTTTTATGAATGCAATTAAATCTAAAGTAATTGATCCTAACTTAAGTTTAGGTGGAGGTTATACTTTCTTAGGGGATAGCAGTTTTGGAACTATTAACTTAGGAGCTGGAGTGAATTTCTGGTTTTCAGATGTTGTTGGTTTATCTGTTGGAACTACCTATAAAGGCGCTTCTATTTTAGGAGGAGACAGAGTAGATGGTGGTGGTGTTCCTGATGCACCAGGTCATTTCTTACATTCAGTAGGTCTTACTTTCAAATTTGGAGGAAAAGATACTGATGGAGATGGTATTTATGATAAACAAGATGCTTGTCCAGATGTAAAAGGATTGAAACAATTTAACGGTTGTCCTGATACTGACGGAGATGGAATTGCTGACAAAGATGATGCTTGTCCAGATGTTGCTGGTATTGCTGCTTTGAATGGTTGTCCAGATGCTGACGGTGACGGTGTTACTGATGCAGATGATGCTTGTCCAAAAGAAGCTGGATTAAAAGCGTTAAAAGGTTGTCCAGATGCTGATGGAGATGGGATAGCTGATAAAGATGATAAATGTCCTAAAGTAAAAGGAGAAAAAGCTAATGGTGGATGTCCATGGCCAGACACTGATAATGATGGTGTATTAGACAAAGATGATGAGTGTCCAAACGTAGCTGGTCCAAAAAGCAACAAAGGATGCCCAGAAGTAACTGCTGAAGTGCTTCAAAGTATTAAAATGGAAGCTAGATCAGTTTTCTTTAACTCTGGTCAATCAACTTTCAAATCTTCTGATGTTCCAGTAAGATTAGATGCTATTACTAATATCATTAAAAAATATCCAAACGCTAAATTTAGTATTGAAGGGCACACGGATAGTGATGGTTCAGATGCTTCTAACCAAAAACTTTCTGAAGATAGAGCAAACGCTGTAAAAGATGCTTTAATCGAAAGAGGTGTAAAAGCTAGTAATTTATCTGCTGTAGGTTTTGGTGAAACTAAACCTGTTGCAACTAATAAAACTGCTGCTGGTAAAGCTCAAAATAGAAGAACAGAAGTTATTTTAGTAAAATAA
- a CDS encoding PD-(D/E)XK nuclease family protein, translated as MTNITFLDKIASHLLSKNKEQFNHTTIVLPNKRAKVFLLEALKKQINTNIRAPKIISIEDFIQDIAGIRSIDSIALLFEFYEVYLSITEKSQQQSFELFANWAKTLLQDFNEIDRYLLDPKHVLSYLKDIEDIKKWGIEVENKTQLLENYIDFWKLLPKYYESLYTHLLSKKIGYQGLIYREAVNNLVPFSNTKNGDFFFFAGFNALNASEEKIIQQLIAVDKAEILWDADQTFLNDPYHDAGLFIRRFKSSWKHYKTNPFEWIVDEFSQTKNIQVIGTPKTIGQAKIAGSIIEKIIEENPTASLDKVAVVLGEENVLIPLLYALPASVGALNITMGYSGKNNPAQILIAKLFKMHTNALSRNAKNYVFYYKDVLDILTHPLVEPYAGTTKLVKIINENNYTFITHQKVIDLNQNPTDLFLLLFRKWENASVAVLESVSELLITIKNNLSNDSEEEKITKSFVYAIFKVINKLINYYTAHPDIDKIDTLHAIYKQIIDLAEVSFEGEPLNGLQIMGVLESRVLDFETVIVTSMNEGKFPAGKSQNSFIPYDVKRELGLPTFKEKDAIYTYHFYHLLQRAKNVYLLYNTESDGLDAGERSRFITQLEVEKQDKHSLTQEIYNAVVPETAYTPMVVEKSPLVMERLREIAKVGFSPSALTSYIRNPMQFYFQKIVRIREVEEVEENIALNTLGTIIHETLKALYDPFVGKFVSESDILNAFKLIDGEVLKQFKIVYKEGEIKKGRNLLAFEVAKRNVSNFLKVELESIKAGDAIKIIALETTFQRLLEHPLLPFPVLIKGNVDRIEERNGTIRIIDYKTGKVEKSSVTLKSWNGLIDEIKHDKIIQVLAYAFMYEQHAGDKSIEAGIISFKNLKSGFLPFNFKDGKIDNYKIDALIMENFLEQIVLLLGEILDENIAFEEKV; from the coding sequence ATGACAAATATTACATTTTTAGATAAAATTGCTTCTCATTTATTGAGTAAAAACAAAGAACAATTTAACCATACAACAATTGTTTTACCCAATAAAAGAGCTAAAGTGTTTTTATTAGAAGCGCTAAAAAAACAAATCAACACCAATATTCGTGCGCCTAAAATCATTAGTATTGAAGATTTTATTCAAGATATTGCAGGCATTCGTTCTATTGATTCGATTGCTTTGTTATTTGAGTTTTATGAAGTCTATTTGTCCATTACAGAGAAATCACAACAACAGTCATTTGAGCTTTTTGCCAATTGGGCCAAAACACTTTTGCAAGATTTCAATGAGATTGATCGCTATCTACTCGACCCCAAACATGTTCTGTCTTACCTAAAAGACATTGAAGACATAAAGAAATGGGGGATTGAAGTCGAAAACAAAACTCAATTATTAGAAAACTATATTGATTTTTGGAAATTACTTCCTAAGTATTATGAGTCACTCTATACTCATTTGTTATCCAAAAAAATAGGCTATCAGGGGTTAATATACCGAGAAGCAGTAAACAACCTTGTTCCATTTTCGAATACAAAAAATGGCGATTTTTTCTTTTTTGCAGGTTTCAATGCGTTGAATGCGTCCGAAGAAAAAATTATCCAACAATTGATTGCCGTTGATAAAGCAGAAATCCTTTGGGATGCCGATCAAACTTTTCTAAATGACCCCTATCATGATGCGGGTTTGTTTATAAGACGTTTCAAAAGTTCGTGGAAACACTATAAAACCAATCCTTTTGAATGGATTGTAGATGAGTTTTCGCAAACCAAAAATATTCAAGTCATTGGTACTCCAAAAACCATTGGGCAAGCCAAAATTGCGGGTAGTATTATCGAAAAAATCATTGAAGAGAATCCAACTGCTTCTTTAGATAAAGTGGCTGTGGTTTTGGGTGAAGAGAATGTTTTGATTCCACTACTGTATGCTTTGCCAGCGAGTGTTGGTGCTTTGAATATTACCATGGGTTATTCGGGTAAAAACAATCCAGCGCAAATTTTGATTGCCAAATTATTCAAAATGCACACCAATGCTTTGTCTCGAAATGCTAAAAATTATGTGTTCTATTACAAAGATGTACTCGATATTTTGACGCATCCTTTGGTAGAACCTTATGCAGGAACGACCAAGTTGGTCAAAATCATCAATGAGAATAATTATACGTTTATTACCCATCAAAAAGTAATCGACTTAAACCAAAACCCCACCGATTTGTTTTTGCTCTTATTCCGAAAATGGGAAAATGCCTCTGTAGCAGTATTAGAATCCGTTTCAGAATTGCTGATTACCATCAAAAATAATTTGAGTAATGACAGTGAAGAAGAAAAAATCACAAAATCCTTTGTCTATGCGATTTTCAAAGTCATCAACAAACTTATTAATTATTACACCGCACATCCCGATATTGATAAAATAGATACACTTCATGCAATTTACAAGCAAATCATTGATTTGGCTGAGGTTTCTTTTGAGGGCGAGCCTTTGAATGGTTTGCAAATCATGGGAGTACTAGAAAGTCGTGTCCTTGATTTTGAAACCGTGATTGTAACCTCTATGAATGAAGGGAAATTTCCCGCGGGAAAATCGCAAAATTCCTTTATCCCGTATGATGTGAAACGCGAATTGGGATTGCCTACTTTCAAAGAAAAAGATGCCATTTATACCTATCACTTTTACCATTTATTACAACGAGCTAAAAACGTGTATTTGTTGTATAATACTGAAAGTGATGGTCTTGACGCAGGGGAGCGTAGCCGTTTTATCACCCAACTTGAAGTTGAAAAACAGGATAAACATAGTTTAACGCAAGAAATTTATAATGCGGTCGTACCTGAAACGGCTTATACGCCTATGGTGGTTGAGAAATCTCCTTTGGTAATGGAACGCTTGCGGGAAATTGCCAAAGTTGGTTTTTCACCATCGGCATTGACGAGTTATATTCGGAATCCAATGCAGTTTTACTTTCAGAAAATCGTACGCATTCGCGAAGTGGAGGAAGTGGAGGAGAATATAGCTTTGAATACTTTGGGTACCATTATTCATGAAACATTAAAAGCATTGTACGACCCTTTTGTTGGGAAGTTTGTTTCAGAATCTGATATTTTGAATGCTTTTAAACTGATTGATGGAGAAGTTTTAAAGCAATTTAAAATCGTTTACAAAGAAGGCGAAATAAAAAAAGGACGTAACCTTTTAGCTTTTGAAGTAGCCAAACGCAATGTCTCTAATTTCTTGAAAGTAGAATTAGAAAGTATTAAAGCAGGTGACGCCATCAAGATTATTGCGCTCGAAACTACTTTTCAACGCCTGCTAGAACATCCATTATTGCCGTTTCCGGTATTGATCAAAGGAAACGTAGATAGAATCGAAGAACGCAACGGAACCATTCGCATCATTGATTACAAAACAGGAAAAGTGGAGAAATCATCTGTTACCCTAAAATCATGGAACGGATTGATTGATGAAATCAAACACGACAAAATCATTCAAGTCTTGGCATATGCCTTCATGTACGAGCAACACGCAGGAGACAAATCGATCGAAGCGGGAATTATATCGTTCAAAAACCTAAAGTCGGGTTTCTTGCCTTTTAATTTCAAAGATGGAAAAATAGATAATTACAAAATCGATGCGCTCATTATGGAAAATTTCTTAGAGCAGATTGTGTTGTTGCTGGGAGAAATACTGGATGAAAATATAGCGTTTGAGGAGAAGGTTTAG
- a CDS encoding alpha/beta hydrolase has translation MNQIQHKNTNIFYTDSGKGTAIVLLHGFLENQKMWDAFMPEFLTKNRVITIDLLGHGETECMGYIHTMEDNAEAVHAVLIQLRIRKVILVGHSMGGYVALAFAELFPNMVKGLVLLNSTSRADSEERKVNRDRAIKAVKQSYVNFISLSIANLFCEGNRERLVNEIEIVKKEALRTPLQGIVASLEGMKTRIDREVLLHLTPYPKMLILGEKDPVLPYEETKSQIKETQVQLVTFADGHMSTIENQTEVTTVLQKFFKNI, from the coding sequence TTGAACCAAATTCAGCACAAAAACACGAATATTTTTTATACCGATTCCGGCAAGGGAACGGCGATTGTTTTGTTACACGGTTTTTTAGAAAACCAGAAAATGTGGGATGCTTTTATGCCTGAATTTTTGACAAAAAACCGCGTGATTACCATTGATTTATTGGGTCATGGCGAGACGGAATGCATGGGTTATATCCACACGATGGAGGATAATGCGGAGGCCGTACATGCAGTGCTAATTCAATTGCGGATACGAAAAGTAATTTTGGTAGGGCATTCTATGGGCGGTTATGTCGCGCTGGCTTTTGCTGAATTGTTCCCCAATATGGTCAAAGGTTTAGTGTTACTCAACTCAACTTCTAGAGCGGACAGTGAAGAGCGTAAAGTCAATCGCGACCGAGCTATTAAGGCGGTAAAACAGTCGTATGTGAATTTTATTTCTCTTTCGATTGCTAATTTATTCTGCGAAGGGAACCGAGAACGCCTTGTAAACGAAATCGAAATTGTAAAGAAAGAAGCTCTGCGAACGCCTCTTCAAGGTATTGTGGCTTCTCTTGAAGGAATGAAAACACGTATTGACCGTGAGGTTTTATTGCACTTGACGCCTTACCCAAAAATGTTGATTCTAGGCGAGAAAGACCCTGTGCTTCCGTATGAAGAAACCAAATCACAAATTAAAGAAACACAAGTCCAATTGGTTACTTTCGCTGATGGCCACATGAGCACAATTGAAAACCAAACTGAGGTGACAACGGTTTTACAGAAGTTTTTTAAAAACATTTGA
- the umuD gene encoding translesion error-prone DNA polymerase V autoproteolytic subunit: MPIKKPTKLSFFKPDFESKLRIPFISEGVSAGFPSPAADFMENNIDLNKELSENPLATFYIKVRGNSMIDAGINDQDVLIVDRSLQPKDNAIAICFVDGEFTVKRLKVEKDCLYLLPENPEYSPIKVTEENQFILWGIVTYVIKKV; encoded by the coding sequence ATGCCAATAAAGAAACCGACCAAACTTAGTTTTTTCAAACCTGATTTTGAAAGTAAACTGCGAATCCCGTTTATTTCCGAAGGTGTTTCGGCAGGATTCCCTTCCCCTGCGGCCGACTTTATGGAAAACAATATTGACCTCAATAAGGAGTTGAGCGAAAATCCTTTGGCTACTTTTTACATCAAAGTACGAGGAAATTCAATGATTGATGCTGGAATTAACGACCAAGATGTACTCATCGTAGATCGCAGTCTACAGCCCAAAGATAATGCCATCGCCATTTGTTTTGTCGATGGCGAATTCACCGTCAAACGCCTAAAAGTCGAAAAAGATTGCCTTTATCTCCTGCCTGAAAACCCCGAATACAGTCCCATAAAAGTCACTGAAGAAAACCAATTCATCCTTTGGGGAATTGTCACTTATGTGATTAAGAAAGTGTAG
- a CDS encoding UvrD-helicase domain-containing protein, whose product MQRHSFSIYDASAGSGKTYALVKEYLKIILTAPKNDAYRNILAITFTNKAVHEMKTRIVGSLSEFAKDEPSPKALDLMNNLVEDTKDWETKLSVIQIKIKAQHIIKHIIHNYAAFDISTIDKFTHKVIRAFAHDLNLPMTFEVTLDTENLLIEAVDALIAQAGEDPTLTQLLIDFTMEKTDDDKSWDISREILDTGRLVLNENHRTEILHFQDKNIAEFVEIKKKLIVVCKEIEAKNKDLAQNTLALIEQKGIDLKSFSGQYFPKHLQSIVDGKFNPNNKTYHEFDDIKINKTAKDRDVIESIIPELLQNLVVIYENFSKRDFYKAFLKNITPLSLLNTVSNELAKIQQEQNVLSISEFNAIIHREIQNQPAPFIYERLGERYRHFFIDEFQDTSEMQWQNLLPLIDNALSGQDDYGDKGTLMIVGDPKQSIYRWRGGKAEQFIDLSKTGNPFSNPDKDLVHLDKNYRSYSEVIDFNNAFFKLLASKFEHPDYKDLYENHSHQKSNDKTGGYVNISFIPKLDEIEEDEDELLSKDDLFVQATFNTIQNVLRQGFEYKDIVILTRKRSQGIAVANYLTEQKIPLLSSETLMIQNATEVRFIIHLLQYLNNNSDAEAKANFLYYLAEHNQDQLPTHDFILKGMELKNESDFETWLLIFELTLSFQDIRKKSLYEAVEIILSKFLKNAEQSTASAYVQYFLDIVLERDVRNQAGIADFLNFWDKNSGKFSIPSPEGNNAVRIMTIHKSKGLEFPVVIFPFAEEDYAKKPKDKLWLNTDDKVLGLSKVLIDNNKAVEGFGEEAKLVYDQKKQEELLDNVNVLYVALTRAEEQLYVISSMNLDSKGEAKENNMATFFIDYLKSINVFENEKLIYELGIPTKISSFQKHVDKSKIIPIVKETLDFKNIKIAQREALMWGTHQQESIEYGNTIHEILSFVKTKKDIDFAIEKAVEEGLIHLGQKETVLKTIEEIIGHKELMVFFEEGNEVMNEQTIIQKEGKTVKPDRMVLTPNNEMLLLDYKTGVHHPKYQKQLESYQSAIELMDYKVTKKVLIYIGETVNVVNL is encoded by the coding sequence ATGCAAAGACATTCCTTCTCCATATACGACGCATCTGCAGGTTCCGGTAAAACCTATGCCTTGGTCAAAGAATACCTCAAAATTATTCTTACCGCACCCAAAAATGATGCTTATCGTAACATTTTGGCCATCACCTTTACCAACAAGGCGGTACACGAAATGAAAACCCGTATTGTAGGGAGCTTGTCTGAGTTTGCTAAAGATGAACCTTCGCCCAAAGCCCTAGACTTGATGAACAATCTAGTGGAAGATACCAAGGATTGGGAAACCAAATTATCTGTTATTCAAATCAAAATTAAGGCGCAGCACATCATCAAGCACATTATTCACAATTATGCGGCTTTTGATATTTCGACTATAGATAAATTTACGCACAAAGTAATTCGTGCTTTCGCTCATGATTTGAACCTGCCCATGACTTTTGAAGTCACCTTGGATACCGAGAATTTATTAATAGAAGCCGTAGATGCGCTCATTGCACAAGCAGGTGAAGACCCTACACTCACGCAGTTACTGATTGATTTCACCATGGAAAAAACCGACGATGATAAATCGTGGGATATTTCGAGGGAAATTCTTGATACGGGAAGATTGGTTTTAAATGAAAATCATCGTACCGAAATCCTCCATTTTCAAGATAAAAATATCGCTGAATTTGTTGAAATCAAAAAGAAGCTCATCGTAGTTTGCAAAGAAATCGAGGCGAAAAATAAAGATTTGGCACAAAATACCTTGGCTTTAATTGAACAAAAAGGCATCGATTTAAAATCATTTTCGGGACAATATTTTCCAAAACACCTTCAGAGTATTGTAGATGGGAAATTTAATCCCAATAACAAAACTTACCATGAGTTTGACGATATAAAAATCAATAAAACCGCCAAAGACCGTGATGTAATAGAAAGTATTATTCCTGAATTACTGCAGAATCTCGTAGTAATTTATGAAAATTTCTCCAAACGTGATTTTTATAAAGCCTTTCTTAAAAATATTACACCACTTTCATTACTAAATACGGTCAGTAATGAATTGGCAAAAATTCAACAAGAACAAAATGTATTGTCGATTTCTGAGTTCAACGCTATTATTCATCGTGAAATTCAAAACCAACCCGCTCCTTTTATATACGAACGATTAGGAGAGCGCTACCGCCACTTTTTTATAGATGAATTCCAAGACACGTCCGAGATGCAGTGGCAAAACCTACTTCCACTAATTGATAATGCTCTTTCGGGTCAAGATGATTATGGTGATAAAGGAACCTTGATGATTGTGGGCGACCCAAAACAATCTATTTATCGTTGGCGTGGTGGTAAAGCAGAACAATTTATTGACTTAAGTAAGACTGGTAATCCATTCAGTAATCCAGATAAAGACTTGGTGCATTTAGATAAAAATTATCGTAGCTATTCTGAAGTCATTGATTTTAATAATGCTTTTTTTAAATTATTAGCTTCTAAATTTGAGCATCCAGATTATAAAGATTTATACGAAAACCATTCGCATCAAAAGTCAAATGATAAAACAGGAGGTTATGTGAATATTTCTTTTATTCCAAAATTAGATGAAATTGAAGAGGATGAAGATGAACTTTTAAGTAAGGATGATTTATTTGTTCAGGCTACATTCAATACTATTCAAAATGTATTACGACAAGGGTTTGAATACAAGGATATTGTGATTTTGACACGAAAACGATCTCAAGGAATCGCTGTTGCCAATTATTTAACCGAGCAAAAAATCCCATTATTGTCGTCGGAGACCTTAATGATTCAAAACGCAACCGAAGTTCGTTTTATCATTCATTTGTTACAGTATCTCAATAATAATTCAGATGCCGAGGCTAAAGCTAATTTCTTGTATTATCTAGCGGAGCACAATCAAGATCAATTGCCAACACATGATTTCATTCTAAAAGGAATGGAACTAAAAAATGAATCTGATTTTGAAACTTGGTTGCTAATATTCGAATTAACACTTTCGTTTCAGGACATTCGGAAAAAATCACTGTATGAGGCGGTAGAGATTATACTGTCAAAATTCCTAAAAAATGCAGAACAAAGTACGGCTTCTGCTTATGTGCAATATTTTCTAGACATTGTTCTAGAACGTGATGTCCGTAATCAAGCTGGAATTGCAGATTTCTTGAATTTCTGGGATAAGAATTCGGGTAAATTTAGTATTCCGTCACCAGAAGGAAATAATGCCGTGCGAATTATGACCATTCATAAGTCTAAAGGATTAGAGTTTCCGGTGGTGATTTTTCCTTTTGCAGAAGAGGATTATGCAAAGAAACCCAAAGATAAATTATGGTTAAATACGGATGATAAGGTGTTAGGTTTGTCTAAGGTGTTGATTGATAATAATAAAGCGGTAGAAGGATTTGGCGAAGAGGCTAAATTAGTTTATGACCAAAAAAAGCAAGAAGAATTATTAGACAATGTGAACGTATTGTATGTGGCCTTAACCCGTGCCGAAGAGCAATTGTATGTGATTTCGAGTATGAATTTAGATAGCAAAGGAGAGGCTAAAGAGAATAATATGGCTACTTTTTTTATTGATTATTTAAAAAGTATAAATGTTTTTGAGAATGAAAAGCTGATTTATGAATTAGGAATTCCAACTAAAATTTCATCCTTTCAAAAACATGTAGATAAATCTAAGATTATACCAATAGTAAAGGAAACATTAGATTTTAAAAACATTAAAATTGCACAACGCGAAGCTTTGATGTGGGGAACACATCAACAAGAGTCTATTGAATATGGGAATACCATACATGAGATTTTGTCCTTTGTCAAAACAAAAAAAGATATAGATTTTGCAATTGAAAAAGCTGTTGAAGAGGGCTTGATCCACTTAGGCCAAAAAGAAACAGTTCTAAAAACCATAGAAGAAATTATTGGTCACAAAGAGTTGATGGTGTTTTTTGAAGAAGGAAATGAAGTGATGAACGAGCAAACCATAATTCAGAAAGAGGGTAAAACGGTTAAGCCAGATCGAATGGTTTTAACTCCAAACAACGAAATGTTATTGTTAGATTATAAAACAGGAGTGCATCACCCTAAATACCAAAAACAATTAGAAAGTTATCAATCGGCTATTGAGTTAATGGATTATAAAGTGACTAAAAAGGTGCTAATTTATATTGGAGAAACTGTTAATGTTGTTAATCTTTGA
- a CDS encoding TIGR00266 family protein: MQAHEIDYAIFGEEMQYVEIELDPQEIVIAEAGSFMMMDNNIQMQTIFGDGSDHQSGIFGKLLSAGKRVLTGESLFMTAFINQNNNKSKVSFAAPYPGKILAIDLRQHQGKFICQKTAFLCAAKGVSIGIEFSKKLGRGFFGGEGFIMTKIEGDGLAFIHSGGTLAKKELQAGEILKVDTGCIVGFTKDVDYDIEFIGGIKNSIFGGEGLFYATLRGPGTVFVQSLPFSRLADRIIASAPKSGGSSRDEGSLLGGLGNLLDGDNRF; encoded by the coding sequence ATGCAAGCACACGAAATAGATTACGCCATTTTTGGCGAAGAAATGCAGTACGTAGAAATCGAACTCGACCCACAAGAAATTGTCATAGCCGAGGCAGGCAGTTTTATGATGATGGACAACAATATCCAAATGCAAACTATTTTTGGAGACGGTTCTGACCACCAGTCAGGGATTTTCGGCAAATTACTTAGTGCCGGAAAACGAGTCCTCACAGGCGAAAGTTTGTTTATGACGGCTTTCATCAATCAAAACAATAACAAAAGTAAGGTTTCTTTTGCCGCTCCTTATCCCGGAAAAATATTGGCGATAGATTTGCGCCAACACCAAGGAAAATTCATTTGTCAAAAAACTGCTTTCCTCTGTGCCGCCAAAGGCGTTTCTATCGGAATAGAATTCTCCAAAAAACTAGGAAGAGGCTTTTTTGGAGGCGAAGGATTCATCATGACCAAAATCGAAGGAGACGGTCTGGCATTTATACATTCCGGCGGAACTTTAGCCAAAAAAGAACTGCAAGCCGGAGAAATTCTAAAAGTAGACACGGGTTGTATCGTAGGTTTCACCAAAGATGTGGATTATGATATTGAATTCATAGGCGGAATCAAAAACTCCATTTTTGGAGGCGAAGGATTATTCTACGCCACACTTCGTGGTCCCGGAACGGTTTTCGTGCAATCACTTCCCTTCTCTCGACTGGCCGACAGAATAATTGCATCAGCACCAAAATCTGGCGGAAGTAGCCGTGACGAAGGTAGTTTACTTGGAGGTTTAGGAAATTTATTGGATGGCGATAATCGGTTTTAA
- a CDS encoding Y-family DNA polymerase, which translates to MYALVDCNNFYASCERVFQPEFVGKPVVILSNNDGCVISRSDEAKAVGVPMGAPAFQIKALIKEKNIKVFSSNYALYGNLSHRVMAILSQYSPNAEIYSIDEAFLNFDGMQIDDFHDYGVQMKKQIKKWVGIPICVGYAPTKALSKVANKIAKKFQERTAGVYVIDTDEKRIKALQWTKIEDVWGIGNRWAKKAKLRNINTALDFIEPRHEAWVKREMGVIGMRLKYELEGKSVLDLEPISDQKKSISITRSFPKQISDYDLLRERLTTFATVCAEKLRRQKSCCHTIIVMLVIDKYKIETTKYYFNKAVTLPYATNSSITIANTAVALLKELHKGNEHLKFKKAGVIVTELIDQDKKQFQLFEEENPKHQALMLTIDQLNSKMGNAKIKLGSQNLKLTWDMNQNYLSKKFTTDYKDILEIKCQ; encoded by the coding sequence ATGTATGCGTTAGTCGATTGTAATAATTTTTATGCCTCCTGTGAGCGCGTTTTCCAGCCAGAATTCGTTGGAAAACCCGTTGTAATATTGTCTAATAACGATGGTTGCGTAATCTCTCGAAGTGATGAAGCAAAAGCCGTTGGTGTTCCCATGGGGGCTCCAGCTTTTCAAATAAAAGCCCTTATCAAAGAGAAAAATATAAAAGTATTCTCCTCAAATTATGCATTGTATGGCAATCTAAGCCATCGCGTAATGGCTATTCTATCTCAGTATAGTCCTAATGCTGAAATTTATAGCATTGACGAAGCATTTCTGAATTTTGACGGCATGCAGATAGATGATTTTCATGACTACGGTGTTCAAATGAAAAAGCAGATCAAAAAATGGGTCGGCATTCCTATATGCGTGGGGTATGCGCCTACCAAAGCTTTGTCAAAAGTCGCGAACAAAATTGCGAAGAAATTTCAAGAACGTACCGCGGGAGTTTATGTCATAGACACTGATGAAAAACGAATCAAAGCACTCCAGTGGACAAAAATTGAAGACGTTTGGGGTATTGGAAATCGGTGGGCCAAAAAAGCAAAACTTCGCAACATCAACACCGCATTAGATTTTATAGAACCCAGACACGAAGCTTGGGTCAAAAGAGAAATGGGAGTCATAGGTATGCGACTCAAATATGAGCTAGAAGGAAAGTCAGTATTGGATTTAGAACCCATTTCAGATCAAAAGAAAAGTATTTCCATTACTAGAAGTTTTCCTAAACAAATCTCCGATTATGATTTGCTACGAGAACGACTAACTACATTCGCGACCGTTTGTGCCGAAAAGCTAAGAAGACAAAAATCCTGTTGCCATACCATAATCGTTATGCTCGTGATTGATAAGTATAAAATAGAAACCACCAAATATTATTTCAATAAAGCGGTGACTTTGCCTTATGCAACCAACTCCAGCATCACGATCGCTAATACTGCGGTGGCCTTGCTAAAAGAATTACACAAAGGAAACGAACACCTTAAGTTCAAAAAAGCGGGCGTAATCGTAACCGAACTCATTGACCAAGACAAAAAGCAATTTCAATTGTTTGAGGAAGAAAATCCCAAACACCAAGCTTTGATGTTAACCATTGACCAACTCAATAGCAAAATGGGAAATGCCAAAATAAAATTGGGCTCACAGAATTTGAAATTGACTTGGGACATGAATCAAAATTATTTGTCCAAAAAATTCACCACTGATTATAAAGATATTCTCGAAATAAAATGCCAATAA